The proteins below are encoded in one region of Scophthalmus maximus strain ysfricsl-2021 chromosome 4, ASM2237912v1, whole genome shotgun sequence:
- the bola3 gene encoding bolA-like protein 3, with protein MLACKRGLTFSVTSALRTLRPSNRVVVCGQAHRRLSTQTDGEVRIATVLKEKFPLASSLKVVDISGGCGAMYEIHIESSEFKGKRTVQQHQLVNQALKEEIQGMHGLRIFTEVPKQ; from the exons ATGTTGGCTTGTAAAAGGGGCCTAACCTTCTCCGTGACCTCTGCTCTCCGGACTCTTCGACCTAGCAACCGA GTTGTCGTGTGCGGCCAGGCGCACAGACGTCTGTCCAcacagacggacggagaggtCCGGATCGCCACCGTCCTGAAGGAGAAGTTCCCGTTAGCCTCGTCGCTCAAAGTCGTGGATATCTCAg GTGGTTGTGGGGCCATGTATGAGATTCATATAGAGTCCAGTGAGTTCAAAGGCAAAAGGACAGTGCAACAACACCAGCTAGTAAATCAG GCTCTCAAGGAGGAGATTCAAGGAATGCATGGACTGAGAATTTTCACTGAGGTCCCAAAGCAATAG